The segment atttaagttaaaagcGCTAAGTTATGTTCTTGGGCACAGTTGTTATTTTGTCCTTGTGTTCGGAATTGAGCTCactttgtttgaaatttgggAGGTTTGATGTAATGCTAGATTCTAATAGACATACATGAGTTCTGGACAAGTTGCTGCGAaattcgcaaataaaaaattgtgctgtCAAGGACAGGACTTCCCAACCATCAGGAAGCAGTACGAATAATCGCTgttacaaattacaaaattcattaCTTAAAAACCAGAGGACACACTGCAAACAGATGACCAATTTGATTTGAAGTAATTTTCTACCTAGCTGTACTTCAAAGTTGCTGGTATTTAATGTATAAAATCAGATAATACGTTTTCCcgtgaaacaaataaatatcacataacttgtatattttttttaatcttatgTGCAGAAAATAACTAGAGCACTTTCTCAGTTGCTCTCGaagtattataattttagacGATACTAGTGAATGCAAAAAGtccaaaatcaatcaattcaaTACTAGAATTATTTATAGCACATCCATGCTAACAGCTATAACGGCCAAGCATGTATATTAATTCGATAATTCTAGTACAGGAAGTGGCGGCGTTGGCACGTTCTGTTAACCATTCTTAGTCCACTTCCTCAacactttttttaatctttgtaAACACCGTCGcggtttgaatttaaatatttgtttacaaTGAGATGAGTCAATAAACGACTTTCAAAATTAGAGGGGTTTTACCAGTAATCCCTTTTAGAACTATGTCGATTGCTgccaaatttgtatttaaaaaaagtaataaaaggaaatattttacacaattcCGTTTTACCAACTTGCCAATCGtacaaataaacaattcacTGTCACAATGTtcggaaaaaataacaaaacattAGAAAGCATATATTGCGAGTATTGAAATTGGGAAATTGATTGTGAGGAACCATCAACCAATTGTTAGGATtttgttaaagaaaaatttattataatttgtacAATATACTGATATATCATATTTTAGAATTACTGGAATTTCAATGCATGTTAAAATGGGTGAAGCAGGAATTATTGGCTGTTATTTTATGTGTTCATGGTCATCAGAATTTTCCAGCGAAAGCGCTATGACAGATATGCGTGTTCGAATGCGGTTGGACCAGCAGGAATGCGTAGTGCCGGGCTGAAAATCGCCCTTAAGGAACAGCTGTTTTGGCCAAAATAACCACAGCGTGCGTAGTGCGATGGACAAGAAAGGGAGAAGAAGTATGTACGTCGTGAAACAAAACTGAAAAGTAGCCGAGCAAAAAGGGAGCGGCTCGCGGAATGTATGGTGTGCATAGCGACTTCCTCGCTCTATTTCTGCATAACActaggcagcagcagcattggCTGGCTGCTGTGCTGTGCACCGCGTAATATAATGTACATGGATGGGATCGAGagagatgcagcagcagcattacATAACCGAGAGAGGAGGTGGGTGTGTCCTAGCGCGAGTGAGCAGAGCACCGAGTGGCTCGCTCGGGCACCCAAATGGCCGTCCTCGAGGGCCTTCCGCAGCCCACAGGCAGCGTGATGCGAATGACAATGAACGAAAGTTGGCCCGAAATGGGGTTTTCGACCGGATTCGCCGTCTGCCAGCCGGAACTCGCGTGAACAGGTCGGGGCACGTGCGGTCGGTTCGCAAGTGTGCATTCATGAAAACACACATTATCGATCGCGAGGACTTTTCTCGAAGGTGGCTGCACCACACTCACCCTAGAACGCCCCGGCTGTACTGGTCCTGACGCAACGCCCGCCACGGACAACCGCCGTAGTTGCCGATCAATTCTCGGGGGTTGGAGTTCATGCCGATAGTGGCGGCCCGGTTCTCATTGCCTTTCCTGCGGGTGCGGCTGTAAAGGTGGTTGTTGGTGCGTCCGCCGCCTAGCTGCTGCTGATGAACGTTGACGTCGTCGCGCAAATCCAGGGGGATGAAGTCGCGCGACTCCATAATGTTGTTGAGATTCAGGTTGTTCAGTCTTTTGCTCGCGTCGTCCCAAATGCGGCTCCACAGCACCTTGGCGGGCCCCTCTTGCTCAGGTTGGTACCAGCCGATGGTTGGATCCATTCACACCTCGCCTTTGTCCGTCCACCCGGCTGCAGGCTGACTGGCAGCCCTTGTGCTAATCGTCCAACTGGCCGGAACTCTTTCACGACCGTTATTCCGTCGATTCGGTCACTTTTCGCAGATCGTCACTGTCGCTCACTCTCTCTAGCAAGTTCGCTGCCGTCCAAACACAGAGTTCGTAACTTCGTACGACGAGATGAGTGCTATCCCAGCGCACTCCACACTCGGCTCGTGTGGTAGGGTTTGGGGTGTGTTGATAGGAGCTGCGAATAAGTTGGTGGGGGGCGACCAAAGATACCCCGCTAACTTAAATTGAGTGTTTATATGTGACTTGCGGAAAAAGTGCGTGGAATCGTCAAACTTttgatttcataatattttaattagtcgAATTCGTGATTTGGGCATCAATCAAGATAAGATAATGTGTCCAATAGATGCATATCTACAGAACCTGTCgacatttttgcaactcctTTTTCTACTCCCAATGCAATTGGCTGGTTTAAAAGCAACAAGCCACAAATGGCGACCATTCTTTTACCAGTGTGTTCCACTAATTCACGTTGTGCGGAGCCACTGGATGGACAGGCAACACGATACACAATCGTGTTTCGTGTTATGTAATTACGTATTGCAGAGGAAAAAGGCGCGATTCGAATACCGCTTCTAactcaaataatttcaatatgtaATGgattccaaaataataatgtttccTTATTTATGCTATGGTCGTGAAAACCAACCCATATTAGTGGAgagattgcatttttattgatttttttgaataattctgGCAATGAATGGAGATAGATAACGCGtggggaaaaaaatcataatttatttaagggTTTCTTACATTGCTTGATGttttgcttcattttcataatttaaaatttctttttctttgagcttttggaaaaaaatttgataaatcttCTAATCCTTTCCTAAAAGCCAAAAGAGTAACATATAATATAtaccaaatatattttgttcgcATCTTTTGGTCCACATTAATATCTTGCGCCAATTTATATTCAAGTTTTAGTAGAGGTGAGAAAGTTGAATTAATACAAAGGAACTTcagtataaattttgaaagtataTTAACGTACACAATGTTTTATCTTATTTAAATGCGtgcaagtgaaaaataaaaatgaagagtTAAGATTGCACATATTCATTTGTATCTTTACAATTTCcaagaacaataattaaattacaagagAAGAGGAAgaatattgaatatttcacTGCTTAAGGAATCATGGATGAGTCATTAATATGATTCTAGATTTGAAAAGGATGAGTTAAgagctattaaataaattgccttttttctttgaaacatAAATAACACGCACTTATATTAACTTATATACATTCTCCAAGTCAGGGATACAAACACTCTAGAATGgatctaataaaaaatctttaaaaattaaaaatttgttcagtttatttttcaaaaaattgtgagGAATTATTGGTGAATATACGCCTCTTTAATCAAATGCAGAATCATTCCAACGAATCCTCCTAAGTTTTACATTGCTTACATGTTGCATATAAAGCGTTGCTGCTGTCCAGACAGCGACTGCCAGTAGAATTTGCAGCAATATCCAGCCAACTAATACTCCAATAAACGCACCCATGCTAATGCACCACCACCCCTCAGACGCACCTAGATGTGCTGACTCAGTAACTGCGtctgtgcaaaaataattaaaaattaaattaaaaacgaaaaaatatttatacctgTGGTCCAGAAATTGTTTTCTGTGGAAGTTAGATTAATTGGCTGCACTACTGGTTCTGGACCCAACACAAGAATATCTGCTTCCAAATCATGAGGATAATTTTCCCTTGGGTTGATTACTAgcttctcattgtcagcccaTGAATAAGCACGGCTTTGGGTGCCTGTAAAATCTGCAAAGTCGCTGGAACTTTTCATTGCATCTCTTCGTCGCCTTCCATAAGAAAGGCCTTTGTTGCCACAATCAACCTGAAAAGGTTTGACATTGCTACTCTCGCGCTTTAGTTAGTGGCATTTTTGTAATCTCACGGGTTTGCATGTTCCAGGACAAAAATGAACTCTGACGTGGAATCTCACAACAGTTGTATTGGTGAAGCGAAAAGCACGGAAGTGGGCAATCAAATTCCCAGAGTCAGGCTCTTTTGTCAGGGCTGGGAAAGTTGCTGGATCAGGTGGACAGCCACGTTCATCCAAAAGCAACACACTCTCTGTGCCACCAACATTACTGGCAACAAGTCTCCCAACAGATATATCAAATGGATCTGAAAACgtattatattttagtttaaaaatatttattagtaaaacaaaaacatttaccTGTTTGAATTGCTACAATCCTCATTTCCAGTTCCTTGCCCACTTCAGTGACACTAGTTTCCTGACCCTCTCTGttggttattaaaattttgatattcgACGTCGAGTGAACGGAAGAAGAGTTGATACTGACTGCTCCACCAAAAAACGGGCTGAAAGTATCGTGCTATTTTTGCAGCCGTGGGCATATTATATATGACTCAAACTTACTCTCCTTGTACTACAATTGAACCATTTACAGCATTCAGCAGCGAGTCACCATACCTGCAAGCTATATTCAAAGCTCTATCTCCACGGCGCTGAAGTATTGGATTGTATTGCACAATCACCGACACATTGACTccattttccagaaaattggCGCAATGCGAGTCAATGCTCAGAGTTGTGTCCTTTTTGCCATGGCCGGTCGTGTCGCATACGTCTGAATAGCCCTGAACAAATATTCTTCCAAAGAATGGCTCATCCGTTCGCAGTCTGGCAATAATATTTGTCTTTGAGCACCTTATCAACACTTGAAAACATTAAGTCATTATTCACggctaaataattaataaatttaattacaatccAGGCTCTTCGTTTTTTCATAATAGACCCCACTAGGATTCGAAACAAGCGCTTCTGGACCTCGACTCGTTAAATCGCTACTGTGCAAACGGCAGAAGTTGTCATTTAATGTGAAACCTCTGCAGATGAACGTGGTTTCTTGATTGCATTTCCTTTGGCACTGTCATGCACAATATTAATAGATTggaagttttcaaaataaacaaaattttctaccTCAGAGAAGCTCAAATTGGTTAGCGTTATATCAGCAGCATTTAGCAAAATTGCGTGAAATTCCTCAAAGGAATAACTTGGCTGGGACGCTGTAAAAATTGGtcaaatgcagaaaaattaaaatattattcactcTCCACAAAAGCCTCTAAGTGTTATCTGTatgatttaaatgttaaactgagaagaataaacaaatgtAAGTGTCCATAAGCCAAATTATATGCTTATATTTAGTTGATCCCTATGAggagaaatacaaaatttctgcACTCACAATCAAAGCAGAGGTTTTCTAGGTAGTCAACGTTCATGACTGATGGAACAAAAGCAGAAGGCAATGAGCGCCTGTCTTGTCCAATAAGGATGCACTTTGCCCACTCCTTGTCATATAGTGCTGATCTGCAGCCCAAGTGGGAAGTTAAACAAGCAGCGGCGCAATCGCTTCTCCGCAGCGTGTTTTCAACGACTATCAGGGACTGGAGAGCCCTTAGTTCAAAGCCTGGAACTCTTTCAACCATAGCCCCAACAGCTCCACACTGTGGCCCTGCGTGATAACAAATATTGGAggaaaaaatgatcaattttaaatagactACTTACCTTTGAAGCAAATCTTCTCAAAATAGTCAGCTGTTTGTGGTGTGAAAAGTGCTGGGCTATCTGAGCGGCTTGCGTTGACGCTAAAACAACTATTCTGGTTGTAATCCAGGATAAAAGCAACACAATTTTCGCCTTCTCTCAGGCACCTTTTAGGAGAAAAGCAATCCTTTGATCAGTTATTCAACAAAAACGATAACGTTTACGTTACCTCTTGATGCACTCATTTACAAGTGCTACTGGACCTGGCTCTAAATGGAGTAATGTTTTTTGAAGGAAGATTATTGGAACGTGCCCTGTCACTTTTTCGAAAGTGATGTTTTCGCCAGGCATGCAATCGAGCCCTgtaataaagataaaataaatgtattatgCTCACATGTTCCACAATgctatttcttttaattaactcaATGATTGGTAACgaagataaataaatgtgtgATGCGTACGCCCGCATAAAAAGCGCATCTGCATAATTGAAAGTAATACCTACACACAATTCTAATTTTGACAAGAGttgaagagtaaaaattacaaaaaatattatgccaCTATATTTCGTGGTAAAATCATACCTGCAGAAAGTTGAAGCGAGAAGAGCACCAAACATAGGCTGACAGCTCGTGCCACTGGGGAGGTCATATTTTGCGGTTTTTAACCCCTTAGCAGCAATCCAAGAATTCAGTCAACCCATATAGACGTCTTCATCGCCACTTTAGAACCCATCATTAATCCGTGACAAAAGGTTGAGCAGGAACGCTGACTTCCTATCTCAACTGTGGTGACGGAAGGACTGACTTGGCTGGGTAAATTGCGCATACACTAACTATAATGCTGGCGTGCGCTCCCTTAGCCTGACCCACTATGGGTATACGGGAAACTTGCACTACTTGCATTAACTTTCTGTGCATTATCTGCCGCCCTTATCTGCGACAGGAGAAAATTATCTGTGTCCCACTGTTCTGCGCCCctgctgttaaaaatatttactttcacCAGTCATGAGGAAAGTAACAAAAATGCCGTTACGAGGTTGAAGGAAtgctaaataaaatgttcaaaaaattgcttcaaaggcaaaaataagatttattaattcacTTATCATAAGTTAGCATGTGTGCACAAAATAACACGTGTTTGTCAGTGTCTTATAAATTTGGCAGGCTTGCAAAAATGTATTACACAATTAAATAGAGGGAGCGTTaagtcaaattttaagaatcaaAACCAGCACCATGGAAAACACTACAACAAGCACGGATCCCAGGGCAGGAAGCTTCTGCACTTACCAGAAGCACATTGGCATGGCGTTGTGGACAGAGAAGGCATTTTATCGCCACCGGCGTAGTCAAACGTGACTTCTTCGCCCGCGTCTAAATCTCTAGCAGCGAAAAGGGCGAGGTGAGGCACCAGGCTGGACGACCTGACAGGAACCATCACTGCGGATGGGTCGCACGAGTGATTTGCATATCGGCCAATATTCCCTACGCAGGTAGGGTCCACGATGGTGGTGATTACTGTTGAGGCTCCCTCCGAGTGCTCTCGGACGACCAAGATATAATTGCTGCCAGGCCCCTGTGCGATAGCTCTTCGAGACGCTTCGGCAGGTCCTAAAATTTCGCCTGCGTACTCACATATGAAGTGATCTTTTGGAATATGACGACTCGTTCTGAGACCACGCCCTTTGAAGCCGGTCTCAAAAACTTGAAGGCCGTACGCTGGGCCTGACTGCACCACTCTGTTCTTGCACTCACTCGACTTGCACTTACAACTTAAATTACACTCAAATATAGGGTCTTGATAGTTCAGGATTGCTCCATCGTTAGAGTAGTTGGGTCCATGCCTGGACACACACAAACATTGTGAATTTAACGAGGAACAAGTGTCCTGGCATAGACAACCACATGCAATGACTTCATCAAAGATGTCAGGGGGACAACCAGGTCCAGGTACATTCACGGGCGTGTAAACGAGCCTAATGTCTTCGTGGACGTAGTCATCTTTTGTGTCACTGTTGATTACTGAAACAttgtaaagaaatttttaaaatctaacagCTGATCACAAGACACTGTTAGTTTAACCCTTGACCTCAGAGAACCGCGATAATTTAAACTGATTCAACCATATTGTCTTGATGGGAGTATTAAATTCATACAAGTTTTAAGTTTCAATTGGAACAATAAGACAAAAAGGTTGAAAacgccatttttattaaaattcaaaaaacagAAAACTAAGTTAATAGTAAGGGTTTCTGGCATAGGGTGTGGAAATGAGATAAAACCTTTTGGGTCCGTTTGTAGCccaaaaattctgaaattgacgcagaaaaaaaaacagaaatcgAACATTCCAAATTGGTAAATGTGTTTGTGTTACCTTCACTAAAGCTGTGATCCTGGGAACAGGAAGGAGTTTGTACGCTCCCCACACAACCAGACCAATTGCAGACACTTTCATGGTGAATTTGATGACCTTGCTTGTCCTCGATGGTTGAGGAAGTCTGTAAGGAGACAATACATGTAAATTTGGCAAGACGATTTTCAAATGACCAGCTTACGCCATGATGCTCTGAATGGTTGCTTCGTCTACTTTGCCCCAGTTGTCTTTTATTCCCTGGACATGGCCGATTCCCACAACGCCGACTACCCGAGACGGAATATTCCCATTTGGCTGCGCTGCCAGAGCAAGAGAGTGCGCTGAAAATGTATAaaggtttcaaattaaaatttatgaaattgcaATAGTAagaatctatttattttttcgcttcaactacaaaatttcaaaacatattttaattagaatcaatttttcttatttttcagaaattttttcaacattaaatttcagtACCAAGAAGCAGATAGctataaaagaataaataatttaaatttgttttgtgtgTACCTCTAAAGACCTTTGTCTAactggaaattgaaataaaaaatcaaatgaaattgacATGCTATGACTAGTTCTCATTTTCTGTGCAGTCATGCTTGACTCACTCACCTAAGAAAAGATCTCTTTCGTGAACAAAAACTTTGCTCAGGGCAGGGAACTCTCCAGTCATTTCTTCCAGCATCTCCTCGAGAAGATCCTTCTGCTTGCACTTTTCGACCTCCTCCTTGCTGATGTGATCTCGCGAGGTCAAGATATGCCAGGTCAGCTTGATGGTCTGCCACCACGACAGGGACGACAGGGCTCTCTGCAGAGTCACATTGATCGGACGGTCCCCAAGGTGAATCTGGCATTGAGGCACTCTCTTCGCCTGCAACAATTGCTTTCAGCATCCTGACctgatttataaaataaacgcaTCACACTCACTTCTTGGAAAGCTCTGCGGAATTCTCCTCCTGGAGCCATTCCCAGCTCCTTCGTGAGATGGGCACTCATGGAGAGGAGTAACAGATACATCATGCCGTTGAACGCCCCGTTTTGTTGGACTGTGGCTCTGATCTTCGCAAAGTCTATATTTGAGGCTTCCTCCAGGATAGTCTGCTCGTCCAACTGCAAGATATTTATCCTCGACTTGCACAGCTCCACAGTTACTATGTGCGGCTGAACTCGTTGAATGACCTAGCAAAGCGAGAATAATTTAGTCACTTCCATGGCAATTAAACATTGAACTATCATTAACGAtccaaaaatcaatcattaaaaatttaatataactgataaaattttggttaaatattttaaaataggatAAGGTCTAAAAGGAACCGAGTGATGCCATTAAATAGAATCAACATCAATCAGATTGTCCTAGTTGAGATAATGACGcataaaaaactttatttgacATTGTAACATATTTCTAGCTgttttttgtacaattttctAGATCAAAAGCTACAAAaactcaaaatgaaataaatttaggcatcattgaaaatgttttatcttCTACTTTCTTGGCTAAGAATCTTTGAGCACAAGTTCAAGTCTAGTCTAATTACCTTGGCAACATCCTCCTGACTCTCCTTGCTGAAGTGAGCTGTGCCTACCAGGTAAACCTCCCCTCCCGAGGGGCTCTCCAGTTTGGTCACCGTGTGAGGTAGATCCCATCCTTTATCAGTGATAGCAGTCGAATTGACGCTTGAATTCAGGATTGCAGTCTCAGCGATGGATATTGCTGTTTGTGTTTCATCAGCTTCAGTTTCTGCAGAACGAAAAATACAATTGGACTGCAG is part of the Cloeon dipterum chromosome 1, ieCloDipt1.1, whole genome shotgun sequence genome and harbors:
- the LOC135938977 gene encoding uncharacterized protein LOC135938977; the protein is MTSPVARAVSLCLVLFSLQLSAGLDCMPGENITFEKVTGHVPIIFLQKTLLHLEPGPVALVNECIKRCLREGENCVAFILDYNQNSCFSVNASRSDSPALFTPQTADYFEKICFKGPQCGAVGAMVERVPGFELRALQSLIVVENTLRRSDCAAACLTSHLGCRSALYDKEWAKCILIGQDRRSLPSAFVPSVMNVDYLENLCFDSSQPSYSFEEFHAILLNAADITLTNLSFSECQRKCNQETTFICRGFTLNDNFCRLHSSDLTSRGPEALVSNPSGVYYEKTKSLDLLIRCSKTNIIARLRTDEPFFGRIFVQGYSDVCDTTGHGKKDTTLSIDSHCANFLENGVNVSVIVQYNPILQRRGDRALNIACRYGDSLLNAVNGSIVVQGDPFFGGAVSINSSSVHSTSNIKILITNREGQETSVTEVGKELEMRIVAIQTDPFDISVGRLVASNVGGTESVLLLDERGCPPDPATFPALTKEPDSGNLIAHFRAFRFTNTTVVRFHVRVHFCPGTCKPVDCGNKGLSYGRRRRDAMKSSSDFADFTGTQSRAYSWADNEKLVINPRENYPHDLEADILVLGPEPVVQPINLTSTENNFWTTDAVTESAHLGASEGWWCISMGAFIGVLVGWILLQILLAVAVWTAATLYMQHVSNVKLRRIRWNDSAFD
- the LOC135938982 gene encoding uncharacterized protein LOC135938982 isoform X1, which codes for MGSTSHGDQTGEPLGRGGLPGRHSSLQQGESGGCCQGHSTSSAAHSNCGAVQVEDKYLAVGRADYPGGSLKYRLCEDQSHSPTKRGVQRHDVSVTPLHECPSHEGAGNGSRRRIPQSFPRSEESASMPDSPWGPSDQCDSAESPVVPVVVADHQADLAYLDLARSHQQGGGRKVQAEGSSRGDAGRNDWRVPCPEQSFCSRKRSFLSALSCSGSAAKWEYSVSGSRRCGNRPCPGNKRQLGQSRRSNHSEHHGTSSTIEDKQGHQIHHESVCNWSGCVGSVQTPSCSQDHSFSEVINSDTKDDYVHEDIRLVYTPVNVPGPGCPPDIFDEVIACGCLCQDTCSSLNSQCLCVSRHGPNYSNDGAILNYQDPIFECNLSCKCKSSECKNRVVQSGPAYGLQVFETGFKGRGLRTSRHIPKDHFICEYAGEILGPAEASRRAIAQGPGSNYILVVREHSEGASTVITTIVDPTCVGNIGRYANHSCDPSAVMVPVRSSSLVPHLALFAARDLDAGEEVTFDYAGGDKMPSLSTTPCQCASGKCRSFLPWDPCLL
- the LOC135938982 gene encoding traB domain-containing protein-like isoform X3 encodes the protein MASNLQEKGSSNKSAELDLSSVSTIDISSDTEERLLENSTVTISDDEGNLTNGSRAGEFSWSDSPRPEVFEFSAHSPTRTNGFGHPSLETPTKRPHSPEIVRAESVKRKFDINEENEPKETEADETQTAISIAETAILNSSVNSTAITDKGWDLPHTVTKLESPSGGEVYLVGTAHFSKESQEDVAKVIQRVQPHIVTVELCKSRINILQLDEQTILEEASNIDFAKIRATVQQNGAFNGMMYLLLLSMSAHLTKELGMAPGGEFRRAFQEAKRVPQCQIHLGDRPINVTLQRALSSLSWWQTIKLTWHILTSRDHISKEEVEKCKQKDLLEEMLEEMTGEFPALSKVFVHERDLFLAHSLALAAQPNGNIPSRVVGVVGIGHVQGIKDNWGKVDEATIQSIMALPQPSRTSKVIKFTMKVSAIGLVVWGAYKLLPVPRITALVK
- the LOC135938982 gene encoding traB domain-containing protein-like isoform X4; translation: MASNLQEKGSSNKSAELDLSSVSTIDISSDTEERLLENSTVTISDDEETEADETQTAISIAETAILNSSVNSTAITDKGWDLPHTVTKLESPSGGEVYLVGTAHFSKESQEDVAKVIQRVQPHIVTVELCKSRINILQLDEQTILEEASNIDFAKIRATVQQNGAFNGMMYLLLLSMSAHLTKELGMAPGGEFRRAFQEAKRVPQCQIHLGDRPINVTLQRALSSLSWWQTIKLTWHILTSRDHISKEEVEKCKQKDLLEEMLEEMTGEFPALSKVFVHERDLFLAHSLALAAQPNGNIPSRVVGVVGIGHVQGIKDNWGKVDEATIQSIMALPQPSRTSKVIKFTMKVSAIGLVVWGAYKLLPVPRITALVKNFWATNGPKRFYLISTPYARNPYY
- the LOC135938982 gene encoding traB domain-containing protein-like isoform X2 encodes the protein MASNLQEKGSSNKSAELDLSSVSTIDISSDTEERLLENSTVTISDDEGNLTNGSRAGEFSWSDSPRPEVFEFSAHSPTRTNGFGHPSLETPTKRPHSPEIVRAESVKRKFDINEENEPKETEADETQTAISIAETAILNSSVNSTAITDKGWDLPHTVTKLESPSGGEVYLVGTAHFSKESQEDVAKVIQRVQPHIVTVELCKSRINILQLDEQTILEEASNIDFAKIRATVQQNGAFNGMMYLLLLSMSAHLTKELGMAPGGEFRRAFQEAKRVPQCQIHLGDRPINVTLQRALSSLSWWQTIKLTWHILTSRDHISKEEVEKCKQKDLLEEMLEEMTGEFPALSKVFVHERDLFLAHSLALAAQPNGNIPSRVVGVVGIGHVQGIKDNWGKVDEATIQSIMALPQPSRTSKVIKFTMKVSAIGLVVWGAYKLLPVPRITALVKNFWATNGPKRFYLISTPYARNPYY
- the LOC135938982 gene encoding traB domain-containing protein-like isoform X5; this translates as MSPVKSNRVKYRKRFEDARICSGENVETEADETQTAISIAETAILNSSVNSTAITDKGWDLPHTVTKLESPSGGEVYLVGTAHFSKESQEDVAKVIQRVQPHIVTVELCKSRINILQLDEQTILEEASNIDFAKIRATVQQNGAFNGMMYLLLLSMSAHLTKELGMAPGGEFRRAFQEAKRVPQCQIHLGDRPINVTLQRALSSLSWWQTIKLTWHILTSRDHISKEEVEKCKQKDLLEEMLEEMTGEFPALSKVFVHERDLFLAHSLALAAQPNGNIPSRVVGVVGIGHVQGIKDNWGKVDEATIQSIMALPQPSRTSKVIKFTMKVSAIGLVVWGAYKLLPVPRITALVKNFWATNGPKRFYLISTPYARNPYY